In Zingiber officinale cultivar Zhangliang chromosome 6A, Zo_v1.1, whole genome shotgun sequence, a single genomic region encodes these proteins:
- the LOC121993873 gene encoding transcription factor MYB60-like, with the protein MGRSLCCDKVGIKKGPWTPEEDIILVSYIQKHGPGNWRSVPTNTGLMRCSKSCRLRWTNYLRPGIKRGNFTPHEEGLIIHLQSMLGNKWASIASYLPQRTDNDIKNYWNTHLKKKVEKNSVGNVLGASVLIGYDSDQTRNSHVSTLPISNNRGSSTYASSMENISGLLERWTRPSQKKTDPMPIQDLKCHSIKAADQGSCDLVSDQEFRALVPFEEPTSVVWDESSSEATLCGAHQFHPLSMLENWLLDEAVGMVEIAGISTNICPNGVY; encoded by the exons ATGGGAAGGTCTTTGTGTTGTGACAAGGTTGGCATCAAGAAAGGCCCTTGGACTCCTGAAGAAGAcatcattcttgtgtcctacaTCCAAAAGCATGGCCCTGGAAATTGGAGGTCGGTTCCTACTAATACCG GTTTGATGAGGTGTAGCAAGAGTTGCAGATTAAGATGGACTAATTATCTCCGACCGGGAATTAAGCGCGGAAACTTCACTCCTCATGAAGAAGGATTGATCATTCATCTTCAGTCGATGCTCGGCAACAA ATGGGCATCCATAGCTTCCTACCTTCCTCAGAGAACAGACAATGATATCAAGAACTACTGGAACACGCACCTAAAGAAGAAGGTTGAGAAGAACTCGGTGGGAAATGTGCTCGGTGCATCGGTGTTAATAGGCTATGACAGTGATCAAACTAGAAATTCTCATGTGTCTACTCTCCCCATCTCCAATAACCGTGGCTCCTCGACTTATGCTTCGAGCATGGAGAACATCTCGGGCCTTCTTGAACGGTGGACACGGCCATCCCAAAAGAAGACCGACCCCATGCCAATCCAAGATTTGAAGTGTCATAGCATTAAGGCTGCAGATCAAGGGAGCTGTGATCTCGTGTCTGATCAAGAATTTAGGGCATTAGTCCCATTCGAGGAGCCAACTAGTGTAGTGTGGGATGAATCATCCTCAGAGGCCACACTTTGTGGAGCTCACCAATTCCATCCTTTGTCAATGCTCGAGAATTGGCTCCTCGATGAGGCTGTAGGGATGGTAGAAATTGCAGGGATATCGACAAACATTTGCCCCAATGGAGTCTACTAA